The DNA region ATTTCTTCTGAAAATACATCTGGTAATAACGGGAAGAGTCTATTATTTTCAGGTGGTAATTTAGTAATACAGAATAGTCCAACACTTAATCTTGGATCTGATTTAATTTTGGAAACCTGGATCAGGCCCACATCTTATGCAGCGAATTTTACAGTTTTTGAAAAAGTAAATTGCTTCAGTTTAAAATTTATTCAAGCATCCAATCAATATCGATTGGTAATTTATGAAAGTCCAGCAACCAGTTCAACTTTAAATATTCCAAGTTCAAATATTCCAATAAATAATTACAGCCATATTTTAGCTCAGGTGACCAATGATAGCCTGCAAATATTTGTCAATGGGGTTCGTAAGGCATCTCAAGCCGTTCCTGCTAGTTTTTTACCAACTGTTGATATCAATGAAACCAGTAACAACCTAACCATTGGGAATGGTTTGATGGGGAATTTGGATGAACTCCGAATCTGGAATATGTCAAAGACAAAGCAAAAGATAGCACAGGATTTTGCCCGAATCATTTCAGGAGGTGAGCCCGGACTTGCACTTTATTTAAGAATGAATGAAGGCATTGGAACCTGGGCATATGATGGATCAAAAAATGGAAATTTATTTAATAAAAACCATGCTATTTTTTCTGGTTCTGTTTCCTGGTCAAATACAGTTCCGACAACATCACAATTAAGCTCTGCAGGATATACAGATGCATCGGGTAATTATGCCATCGTGATCCCTTACAATAATGCCGGTGAAGTATTTGTATTAACTCCCAGTTATCTAACGCATGAATTTAATCCTTCCACTACGGCATTATTTATAGGAGATGGCGCTTCAGTGCACAACAATATAAACTTTACAGATAAATCTTCATTTAGAGTTCAAGGAACTTTAAATTATCTAAATACAACTTGTGGGGTAGGAGATGCATTCATTAAAATAGATGGGGATTTACTCATTGTAAATGGAACCGCAGCAAAAACAGATCCAACCGGAGCATTTGATGTTCAGGTACCTATTGGTGAACATTTTATTCAGGCGGAACAACCGGGACATGTTTATTCCATTAATAGATTTCCAGCAACTGGAAAATATAATTTTCAGGATGATCTGGCAGGTATCAGTTTCGTGGATTCAACTTTAATAAAAGTGGTAGGCCGTGTAGTTGGGGGATTGCGTGAAGCGTCCAAAATTCCAGGACTTGGAAAATCAAAAAACAACATTGGAATTGCAAAAATAATTTTAACTTCTCAGCAAGGAGGTGGATGCTCAAAGGATACCATAATTACAGACCCACTTACGGGTGAGTTTGTAACATTTATTCCTCCATTAAAATATATACCCAGTGTTCAAATTATCAATAACCCTTCTATAAATTTTGGTGTATTAAGTTTATTGGATCTTTCGGGTACACCCATACTTACCACAAAGTATGATACCGTGTTTAATACACAAGGTGGGGTAGTAAGTGTTGATTCGATTCAATTTCACAAGCAGCTTGATTATATCTATCGGGTGAATCCGGAAATTGCAGTGTATGATAAGGACGGTTTAAGTCCATTTATTGGGGATTCAGTATATACGCACACCAACAATGTAACCATGGTTACTACGACCCGCAATTTGCGTACAGATCCATTTCGTTGGCCTGTTTTTCATCAGGGAGATGAAAATTTCCAATACAGATGTTTGATCAAAGTGTACGAATCTTATACCAACTTTGATATGTTACCAAATAAAATTGACAGTGTGCCAACCACGGACGGAACACTTAAATTTGATAATGAATTGTCTCATCTACCTAAAGTTGAATTGGATTTATCTGAAGTGAATACTTTAGATAGTTTAAAAACTTTGATCTATTCTTTTAAACCAGGCATACCCAATTTTATTGAAAATTTATCCATTCCTGAATACAGTTATACGCGAAAATTTGAAATAAATTTAATTACCAGTGGGGGTACTTCAATTCCATGGTTACCGGTTCCAGTTGGAATGATTCCTACAGGTGGAGATGCAACGTTTCATGGTTATTTATTAGGAACACAATCGAATGGTGCTCAGTTTGTGACCTTTGGGCCTCAAGTTCCTGAATACATTTTGAGAGATCCTCCAGGGTCTGCAAGTACAGCAACACGATCTATTGGAACAACTAAATCTGAAATGACCTCCTGGAAATGGAATTTAGGTGCAGCGGTTCATACTAAAGATTATATCTATGTTGGAGCAAAATTTACTGCAGGATTTGGAGTATTGTTGGAAACAGATGTTGAATCCAATGTATCTGCAGGATTTAAAGCAGAAATTGGAGGAGGAAATAATGGTACACAATCTGTGGTTACGACGAATACCCGTGAATGGTCAACCTATGGAGGAACTGTAATTTCACCTGGAGCTAATAGTGATTTGTATATAGGCAAATCAAAAAATCTGCAATTTGGAGTTGCAGAAGAATTGGCAATTATTCCGGACGGACTTTGCACAGATGTACAATGTATTGGTGGTGGTTCTTCTCAACCTGGTGGTGCATTTTCTTTTGCTAAAAAATACGGATTGTCTGTAGTCCCAGGCGGTTACCAGACACAATTTATTTTTAATGAATACGATATTAAAAATTTCACCATTCCAAATTTGCAAGTCTTGCGCAATTTAATGCTGCAAACCAATCCTAAATATTTAAGTAAATTACCAATTGGTGATGCGAATTATGGAAAAAATAATGATGACAAATCATTTGGAGTAATGGCTTCTACCCAAACTCCTTTTACTGGAGATTTTGCAGATTTGGATGGTCCAAGTTACAAGTACAATGCGATCAATATGATTGATAGTTTGGGTGGAGATTCTGTGAGATTGATCAATAATCAAATACGTTTATGGACTGAAGCCATTCGATTGAATGAATGGGAGAAAGTCAATATAAAAAACCAAACTGCAATTGACAGTTTAAAACAAATTGAACTAGATAATCTGGATGAAGAATACAAAGATGTTAAGGCAGCCTATTATTCATTGATCGTTGCAAATGGATTAGGAGGCATTGTGATCGCATATGGATTGATTGCCATTCCGGTTCCAGGAACCGCATTTGCAGGATATGCAACCTTTGCGATCACTACGGGTACAGGAATAGCGCTGGCAGAAATTTTTGAGGAATTTGAAACATATCTGGCATTAAAACAACGGATAGAAGATAAGTTTGCAAGTTTAGGTTCTCCTACTAATTATACTTTAACTGGGGGTACATCCATCACATCATCCATGAGTCACCAAACAGCAAGTTCATACACTCAATCTGTTGAATATGCTACAACAGCCAATTTATTGTTGGAAGTAAAAGGAAAAATCAGCAACAACGGAGTTGGTTTTGAAAAAGGTATTGAAATGAAATTTACAAGTGGCAGAGACTGGACACATGATGAAGATAGTTCAGAAACTGTAACTTATAAATTGGATGATCCGGATATCGGAGATTATTATTCTGTAGATGTATTTCCATCTATTTTAGGATGGGGTCCTATTTTCAAAAATAAAGCTGGAGGTGCCACTTCTTGTCCGCATGAGCCTGAAACAAAAACAATTTATTACAATCCAGGGACCATCATAAGTGAAAGAACTTTACAGATTGACAAGCCCTCCATCAGTGCCAGTCCAACCATTCAAACCAATATTCCGGTGGATGAACCAGCCGTATTTAATCTTACATTAGGCAATGAATCAGAGATTGGTTTTATAAATGGATTTACGGTGGACGTGGTAGGAGCTACCAATCCATTTGGTGCCATCGTAGCCATTGAAGGATTTCCTTCTCAAAATGTGATTATCCCAGGCGGTACTTCAATAAACAAAGTTCTTACTATTAGAAAAGGACCTGGAGCAGTTTATGACTATGACAATATTTTAGTTACCATTCATTCACAATGCCAATATACAGGGGGTGCTGGATTTAATACGGATATTGTAGATTCTGTTTATCTATCTGCTCACTTTTTACCATCTTGTTCAAAAACAAGTCTGGCGTATCCTGAAGATCAATGGGTGTTAAATAAGTCATTCCATGATACCATGCCGGTTGCAATTGTAGATTATAACATCAACTTCTTTGATCTTGAAAATTTGCGATTTGATTATAAACCATCCAGTTCACCAAATTGGATTGGATTGGAAACATTTTATAAGGATACAACAGGATTAGGAGATCCAAATGCAAAACCCATTCCGCAAAATCAACCATTTACTTTGTATGACTGGGATGTAGCACAATTGCCGGATGGAGATTACGATCTGCGGGTTGTTTCAAATTGTGCACTCGCGGAAAAAGTTTCTGAAACACATTCAGGAGTAATTGATCGGATTAATCCGCATGCATTTGGTGCGCCATCTCCTGCAGATGGCATCTTATCACCCAATGATGAAATTTCGATCAAGTTTAATGAACCGGTAAACCTGGGAGCCATCAATCCGGCGTTTAATTTTGATATTCGAGGAGTAATAAATGGAACTGATGTAGATCATACGACCTCTTTGTATTTTGATGGAATCAATGATTGTCTTTCGATCTTAGGAGGAGTTCCTTTAGATTCAAGAGACTTTACCATAGAGTTATCGATCAAACGGGATGGATTAGGACAACAGGTGATCCTTTCTCAAGGGGTAGATGGTAACGAGCGAATTTCACTAAGCTTTGATGCCAATAATAAATTGGTTTTTACTATCAACAACACTACAGTCACTTCGACAACTGCATTTACGGATACCAAGTGGCATTATATAGCTTTGAGTTACAATTTTAAAAATGAGACGGCTACCATGTATCTGGCAGATGATATGACTACAGCAACTGTTATCAACAACGGTGCTACGAGCATTTTACCCGATTATATCGGTTCATCCCCAATGATCATTGGTAAAAATAGTGTAACAAACAATCAATTTTTTAAAGGCAACATTCATGAACTTCGTATTTGGAGTACACCGAGAAGTTTAGCACAATTCTCGTTATACAAATCAAAATTGCTTACGGGAACAGAAGCAGGCTTGTTATTTAATTGGAGAATGGATGAAGCAAGTGGAACTACAGCAGTTGAACATTTGAAACGCCGGGATGCAACGATCATAGGGCCAACCTGGCAAATAAGTCCAAATGGTTTTGCCTGCGATTTTACACCAGCAAATGCCCATTTAAAATTGAATACAGGAAATATTGCAATCACGGATGAAATGGATTGTACGCTAGAGTTTTGGTTTAAATCAAATCAAGCGGGTGCAGCCACTTTATTTTCAAATGGTACCAGTACCGGATTGCAATCAGATTCTTTGATTTCCTGGAACATTGATAAAGATGCTTCCGGAATCATACACATCAAGCACAATGGATTGGATTTTGTTGCTACTACTAAAAATTATTTTGATGGCAGTTGGCATCATTTTGCAATGGTCTTGCAGCGTAGTGGAAATTTATCAACTTTTGTTGATGGAGAATTTGAATTAGCAACACAAGCAATTAATTTCAGGCAATTGAGTGGTGCTAATATGTATTTGGCCGCAAGAGGTTATACCATAGCACAAACTGAAACCATTGGAAATTATTTTAAAGGCCAATTGGATGAATTCAGATTTTGGAATTTGGCCCGTACTACCGAGCAAATAAAACGCGATAAGCAAAACCGCATGAAAGGCGATGAATTGGGTTTGGAGTTGTATTTACCATTTGAAGCCTATTCATTGGATCCAACGGGTATTCCTTTGTTGACTCAAACTTTTATTGATCAGGCAACGGTCAAGCATTTAGTTTCACCACAAAATGGAGCTTCCTTAAATGGAATGACACCTACTATCAAAATTCAACGTCCTGTTCAAAAAATTGCATTTACTTATTCAGTTAATAATGATCAGATTATATTAACGCCAACAACTTCTCCGGAAATTATTGAAAACGTAACGCTGGATATTACTGTGGAAGGCATCCAGGATTTACATGGTAACGTAATGGAGTCGCCAGTAACCTGGATTGCATACATTGACAAAAATCAAGTCGTATGGCAAGACCAACTATTAAAGTTTACCATTACAAAAGGAGAAAATTTGGATTTTGCATCTGCTATTTTCAACAGGGGGGGATCAGTTAAGAAATTTGATATTGTGGATATACCGGCCTGGTTGACCGTTTCACCAACTTCAGGTACCATCAATCCAAACAGTTCATTGCCGATAACATTCAAAATTGATCCATTGATTAATTTAGGACAATACAATGTAAACGTGAGTTTATTGACAGATTTTAATTACAAGGAAAAACTAGCCATTGATTTAAAAGTAAATGCAAAAGAACCGGATTGGAAATTTGATCCTTCCGGCTTTGAACACAACATGAGTATCATTGGACAGTTAAAAATTAATGGTATATTTTCTGTAGATGTCAATGATAAATTAGTTGTGTATGTAGGTCAACAAATTCGTGGCCTGGCAAATGTTGAATATGTACCACAAATTGATGGGTATCGAGTTTTTATGAATATTTATAGCAATGCAACGACCGGTGAGGCCTTATCTTTTAGAGTGTGGGATGCAAGTGGTGGACGCATTTACTCAGACGTCACGGTGATCCCAGCAAACCTGACATTTGAAGTGAATACTTTAGTTGGGACTTTAATTGATCCTAAAATATTTGCAACAGGAGCTAATGTTTCTTACGAAATTCCAATTAAGAAGGGATGGAATTGGCTAAGTTTCTTTTTAACCAATCCAATACCAACTGATTTAAATGCAATTCTTGCTTCGGTTGCTATGACTGGAGATCAAATTAAAAACCGTGATGCATTTGCTAATTACAACGGGACGCTTTGGACGGGCTCATTGGTTTCAGGTGGAACGCCATATGGTATCCGACCGGAGTCTATGTATAAATTGTTTAAATCGGTTTCTGATACATTGATATTAAAAGGCACCGTTACCAATCCGACTTTAAAATTAATTAGTTTGTCAAATGGTTGGACCTGGGTTGGCTTTATTTCGATCCGACAGCAATCCGTTACACAAGCACTTGGAAATCTAAATCCATCACTTGCTGATATCATCAAAAGCAAAACCAGTTTTGCAGTTTACAATGGTCCTGCTTTAGGTTGGGTGGGAAGTTTAAAAACCATGATTCCTGGTGAAGGGTATATGTACAAATCGACTGGAGCAAAGTCATTCTATTTTCCTTTAGCAGGTATGTTTGAAAACCTGACAGATCTAACAGTCCGCACTGGAGAAGAAGCCTATTGGGAAGTTGACCACAGTGCTTATTTTTCAAACATGACAGTTATTTCAGAAGCCATCAATCCATGTACCGAATCATTTAAATCGGGTCAATACGGCATTGGATTTAAAGATGTAAAAGGAAATTGGAGAGGCAAGGCTCCGTTCGAGCAATTGTATGATAAAGATTATGGATTTATAACCATTGCAGGAGATCAGGACGAATCATTGGATGCGTATTTGATAGACAAGAAAACGGATGTCAGTT from Saprospiraceae bacterium includes:
- a CDS encoding LamG domain-containing protein; translation: MKKLLTNFYFYLLCFLFLNSEVKATEFGSGDWDVSYNTCDGYMEVNILYYNKDGVNDWMEWMYLYYKKSNGDFEQVLAWANDDNYNIDGHCCSDNTDGTPFIYHINSPTTWTYFYVEFSNNDLVKMKIRIYNLPADLMGTNVTMRINGLWHGGGGDNDVSISNWEKTAATTSINAPTALSASFDDYCEKVRVAWTNPASNPCPSGDWRVYVYRNNNFLGDGGKNGYYDDFTAVKGVTYSYKVRALFQPNNYIDNYSGYTDPPVDGRVIGPLAPPTNVSASTDRCDGKILVQWQWPGSNPVNFQLERSTAPNSGFSILSSTIDGGSRSYLDAAVTANQNYYYRLIAKNTCGDWSTTYSGTISPPGNAAGIPNEPTGVTAMADTNKIKVNWVDNSTNESGFILERTFTGGGAALLIEVPANTTMYTDLDVNLCVTYKYKIKAKSACYPSGNGTKFASAMLTPMLEQTYGANALQASKGYFTDKIQLEWTNGNENIINKHKIYRRILGSLDSFSLLASENSGSNIYVDQFSEAGVLYEYRIQAEGLCEATTVYSNTSESIGFRTKTGTVTGQVTYSGGIAVKDVKISSENTSGNNGKSLLFSGGNLVIQNSPTLNLGSDLILETWIRPTSYAANFTVFEKVNCFSLKFIQASNQYRLVIYESPATSSTLNIPSSNIPINNYSHILAQVTNDSLQIFVNGVRKASQAVPASFLPTVDINETSNNLTIGNGLMGNLDELRIWNMSKTKQKIAQDFARIISGGEPGLALYLRMNEGIGTWAYDGSKNGNLFNKNHAIFSGSVSWSNTVPTTSQLSSAGYTDASGNYAIVIPYNNAGEVFVLTPSYLTHEFNPSTTALFIGDGASVHNNINFTDKSSFRVQGTLNYLNTTCGVGDAFIKIDGDLLIVNGTAAKTDPTGAFDVQVPIGEHFIQAEQPGHVYSINRFPATGKYNFQDDLAGISFVDSTLIKVVGRVVGGLREASKIPGLGKSKNNIGIAKIILTSQQGGGCSKDTIITDPLTGEFVTFIPPLKYIPSVQIINNPSINFGVLSLLDLSGTPILTTKYDTVFNTQGGVVSVDSIQFHKQLDYIYRVNPEIAVYDKDGLSPFIGDSVYTHTNNVTMVTTTRNLRTDPFRWPVFHQGDENFQYRCLIKVYESYTNFDMLPNKIDSVPTTDGTLKFDNELSHLPKVELDLSEVNTLDSLKTLIYSFKPGIPNFIENLSIPEYSYTRKFEINLITSGGTSIPWLPVPVGMIPTGGDATFHGYLLGTQSNGAQFVTFGPQVPEYILRDPPGSASTATRSIGTTKSEMTSWKWNLGAAVHTKDYIYVGAKFTAGFGVLLETDVESNVSAGFKAEIGGGNNGTQSVVTTNTREWSTYGGTVISPGANSDLYIGKSKNLQFGVAEELAIIPDGLCTDVQCIGGGSSQPGGAFSFAKKYGLSVVPGGYQTQFIFNEYDIKNFTIPNLQVLRNLMLQTNPKYLSKLPIGDANYGKNNDDKSFGVMASTQTPFTGDFADLDGPSYKYNAINMIDSLGGDSVRLINNQIRLWTEAIRLNEWEKVNIKNQTAIDSLKQIELDNLDEEYKDVKAAYYSLIVANGLGGIVIAYGLIAIPVPGTAFAGYATFAITTGTGIALAEIFEEFETYLALKQRIEDKFASLGSPTNYTLTGGTSITSSMSHQTASSYTQSVEYATTANLLLEVKGKISNNGVGFEKGIEMKFTSGRDWTHDEDSSETVTYKLDDPDIGDYYSVDVFPSILGWGPIFKNKAGGATSCPHEPETKTIYYNPGTIISERTLQIDKPSISASPTIQTNIPVDEPAVFNLTLGNESEIGFINGFTVDVVGATNPFGAIVAIEGFPSQNVIIPGGTSINKVLTIRKGPGAVYDYDNILVTIHSQCQYTGGAGFNTDIVDSVYLSAHFLPSCSKTSLAYPEDQWVLNKSFHDTMPVAIVDYNINFFDLENLRFDYKPSSSPNWIGLETFYKDTTGLGDPNAKPIPQNQPFTLYDWDVAQLPDGDYDLRVVSNCALAEKVSETHSGVIDRINPHAFGAPSPADGILSPNDEISIKFNEPVNLGAINPAFNFDIRGVINGTDVDHTTSLYFDGINDCLSILGGVPLDSRDFTIELSIKRDGLGQQVILSQGVDGNERISLSFDANNKLVFTINNTTVTSTTAFTDTKWHYIALSYNFKNETATMYLADDMTTATVINNGATSILPDYIGSSPMIIGKNSVTNNQFFKGNIHELRIWSTPRSLAQFSLYKSKLLTGTEAGLLFNWRMDEASGTTAVEHLKRRDATIIGPTWQISPNGFACDFTPANAHLKLNTGNIAITDEMDCTLEFWFKSNQAGAATLFSNGTSTGLQSDSLISWNIDKDASGIIHIKHNGLDFVATTKNYFDGSWHHFAMVLQRSGNLSTFVDGEFELATQAINFRQLSGANMYLAARGYTIAQTETIGNYFKGQLDEFRFWNLARTTEQIKRDKQNRMKGDELGLELYLPFEAYSLDPTGIPLLTQTFIDQATVKHLVSPQNGASLNGMTPTIKIQRPVQKIAFTYSVNNDQIILTPTTSPEIIENVTLDITVEGIQDLHGNVMESPVTWIAYIDKNQVVWQDQLLKFTITKGENLDFASAIFNRGGSVKKFDIVDIPAWLTVSPTSGTINPNSSLPITFKIDPLINLGQYNVNVSLLTDFNYKEKLAIDLKVNAKEPDWKFDPSGFEHNMSIIGQLKINGIFSVDVNDKLVVYVGQQIRGLANVEYVPQIDGYRVFMNIYSNATTGEALSFRVWDASGGRIYSDVTVIPANLTFEVNTLVGTLIDPKIFATGANVSYEIPIKKGWNWLSFFLTNPIPTDLNAILASVAMTGDQIKNRDAFANYNGTLWTGSLVSGGTPYGIRPESMYKLFKSVSDTLILKGTVTNPTLKLISLSNGWTWVGFISIRQQSVTQALGNLNPSLADIIKSKTSFAVYNGPALGWVGSLKTMIPGEGYMYKSTGAKSFYFPLAGMFENLTDLTVRTGEEAYWEVDHSAYFSNMTVISEAINPCTESFKSGQYGIGFKDVKGNWRGKAPFEQLYDKDYGFITIAGDQDESLDAYLIDKKTDVSYKLDVKLPFKANDALGSIDFPYLIEIPKAICEKLSTEENKERFIVYPHVFDDLINMEYNATNEDPAAIIKISNLQGKVLLVKQIELNRGYNHKQIDLSKLDLVPSGYIFELITADKQKSQAIFKTH